A genome region from Patescibacteria group bacterium includes the following:
- a CDS encoding HD domain-containing protein, with amino-acid sequence MEMFSGFDFSEYGSLSKFGQHPKFESSFKKWRRRLLNGQSSNVVKLADIPKLGSVYLIPRDQYIEIVDGFGDTIAIGSPGNAMFPFSSYDFFGDIYEDEYFQELLLQPFFRLGKISQLGYLVPPKPESWKLNVSIIYPAPYFVHTRWAHSRLVAFLMEVILAKHGYTEKERLPVVLTAAYHDVATPAGGDSVKRVDAEGLNEEENFESVLRHYDLVQKWSDRYGFDIEKAKQWVKGIGLFGRLLDIIDRVAYTALDCYYVGSSRPCKLRFFGLENPLTLDVWQDLKFNDDRNDFAFTDPNRLFKFLLFRAYEHEELLMNPYSRALDFFLQKLVQPLYKTGMIIREQLLLGDDEWLYGVLKKHYPNKNLWAFIEPEIVIWKKFDSSEGLWRFCFGDETIDHVEQIKGFDTGLGLGVYSGAEILPVRELLADDQIEELEEINKQVKGYYAYWIKE; translated from the coding sequence CGGCGAAGGTTGCTCAATGGGCAATCCTCTAATGTTGTCAAATTAGCTGATATTCCGAAATTAGGGAGTGTTTATCTTATCCCAAGGGATCAATATATAGAGATTGTTGATGGATTCGGGGATACGATCGCTATTGGAAGTCCTGGTAATGCTATGTTTCCATTTAGCTCTTACGATTTTTTTGGAGACATCTATGAGGATGAGTATTTCCAGGAGCTTCTTCTGCAACCGTTCTTCCGCTTAGGAAAAATCAGTCAGCTCGGATATCTAGTTCCACCAAAGCCTGAGAGTTGGAAACTAAACGTTTCCATAATTTATCCCGCTCCTTATTTTGTCCATACCAGGTGGGCCCATTCAAGATTAGTTGCCTTTTTAATGGAGGTGATTCTTGCTAAGCATGGCTATACAGAGAAAGAGCGGCTTCCTGTTGTTTTAACTGCTGCTTATCATGATGTTGCTACGCCGGCGGGTGGGGACTCGGTCAAAAGAGTGGATGCTGAAGGTCTTAATGAAGAAGAGAATTTTGAATCGGTGCTAAGGCATTATGATTTGGTCCAAAAATGGTCTGATAGGTATGGGTTTGATATAGAAAAAGCAAAACAATGGGTAAAGGGTATCGGGCTCTTTGGCAGACTCTTGGATATTATAGATAGAGTAGCCTATACGGCATTGGACTGTTATTACGTGGGGTCTAGTCGTCCTTGTAAGCTTAGATTCTTTGGGCTAGAAAATCCTTTAACTCTGGACGTGTGGCAAGATTTAAAATTTAATGATGATCGCAATGACTTTGCTTTTACGGACCCAAACAGATTGTTCAAATTTTTACTCTTTAGGGCGTATGAGCACGAAGAGCTATTGATGAATCCGTATTCTAGGGCATTGGATTTTTTCCTGCAAAAGCTAGTCCAACCTCTATATAAAACGGGAATGATTATCCGGGAACAGCTTCTTTTGGGGGATGATGAGTGGTTATATGGAGTACTTAAAAAACATTATCCAAATAAAAATTTGTGGGCCTTTATTGAGCCAGAGATTGTAATCTGGAAAAAGTTTGACAGTTCAGAGGGGCTTTGGAGGTTTTGTTTTGGAGATGAAACGATAGATCACGTAGAGCAGATCAAAGGTTTTGATACTGGTTTGGGTCTTGGAGTATACAGCGGCGCGGAGATTTTGCCCGTCAGAGAATTGCTGGCGGATGATCAGATTGAGGAGTTGGAAGAAATCAATAAGCAGGTAAAAGGATATTATGCTTATTGGATAAAAGAGTGA